TACGTACGTGTCTTCGCCGCGGCGTGGCTGCTCATCTGCGCCGGCCTCGCCCTGCTCGCCTGGGGCTTCGAGGCACCCTTCGCCTACGACCCGGTCGGGCCGCGCGCCTATCCGCTGCTGCTGCTGTCGCTGATGGCCTGTGGTGTGGCGTGGCTGCTGTTCAAGCCGCACGGTGAGCCGACGCCGGCGTTCGATCGACCCAGGGCGCAGCGCGCCGTGCTGTGCGTGCTGGCGCTGCTGGCCTATGCGCTGCTGTTCGAAATTTTGGGTTTCGTCATCAGCACCGCCCTGGCCGGTTTCGCCCTCGGTCTGCTGTTCAACGGTCGCCTGTGGCCCAGCGTGATCAGCGGTGCGCTGCTTGGCGTGCTGCTTTACGGGCTGTTCGATTACCTGCTGGACGTGCCGCTGCCGCTTGGTCTGCTGCGTCTGCTGGAGAGCTGATATGGAAACTTTGAATTTCTTGCTGCAGGGCTTCGATGTCGCCACCCGGCCGACCAACCTGTTGGTGGCGCTGTTCGGCGCCTTCGTCGGCACCGTGGTCGGCCTCTTGCCGGGGCTCGGCCCGATCAATGGCGTGGCGCTGCTGCTGCCGCTGGCCTTCGCCCTCGGCCTGCCACCGGAAACCGCGCTGATCCTGCTCGCCGCGGTGTACCTGGGTTGCGAGTATGGCGGACGCATCTCGGCAATCCTGCTCAACGTGCCGGGTGACGCCGCCGCGGTGATGACCACCCTCGACGGCTACCCGCTGGCGCGCCAGGGCAAGGCCGGTATCGCCCTGTCGCTGTCGGCGGTCAGCTCCTTCATCGGCAGCATCATCGCCACCTGCGGCGTGGTGCTGTTCGCCCCGCTGCTGGCCAAGTGGGCGGTGGCCTTCGGCCCTGCGGAATACTTCGTGCTGATGATCTTCGCCATCGCCTGCCTTGGCGGCATGGTCGGCGACAAGCCGGTGAAGACGCTGATGGCGGCGTTGATGGGCCTGGCGCTCGCTACCGTGGGTGTCGACTCCACCACCGGCGTCTATCGTTTTACCTTCGGCAGCGTCAGCCTGTCCGACGGCATCCAGTTCGTCATCGTGGTGATCGGCTTCTTCAGCGTCAGCGAGATCCTGCTGATGCTGGAAAAAACCCACAGCGGGCAGAAGGCGGTGAAGGCCAGCGGCCGGTTGCTGTTCAACTTCAAGGAGTTCTGCCTGACCTTCTGGACCATGGTGCGCAGCGCCGTGGCCGGCTTCGTCATCGGCACGCTGCCGGGCGCCGGGGCGACCATCGCCAGCGCCATGACCTACATGAGCGAGAAGCGCATGGCCGGCGACAAGGGCCGCTTCGGTGATGGCGACCTGCGCGGTCTGGCGGCGCCGGAGGCGGCGAACAACGCCTCGGCCTGCGGTTCGCTGATCCCCATGCTGACCCTCGGCGTACCCGGTTCGGGCACCACGGCGGTTATGATCGGCGCGCTGACGCTGTACAACATCACCCCCGGCCCGCTGCTGTTCGAACAGCAGCCTGACGTGGTCTGGGGCCTGATCGCCTCGCTGTTCATCGGCAACGTGATCCTGCTGGTGATGAATATTCCGCTGGTCGGCCTGTTCTCGCGCATGCTCGCCGTGCCGAACTGGGTGCTGGTGCCGGCGATCACCGTGATCAGCATGGTCGGCGTGTATTCGGTGCACAGCACCACCTTCGATCTGGTGCTGATGGTCGGCCTCGGCGTGTTCGGCTACCTGCTGCGCAAGCTGGACTTCCCGTTGTCGGCTCTGATTCTCGGCTTCGTTCTCGGTGAAATGATGGAAGACAACCTGCGCCGCGCACTGTCGATCTCCAACGGCGAGCTGGGCATCCTCTGGGGCAGCCCGATCACCCTGGTGCTGTGGGTGCTCACCGTGGCGATGCTCGGCATGCCGGCGCTGCGCTGGTACCTCAAGCGGCGTCGCGGCAACGTGGTCGAGGCGCAGGTCTGACATGCATCGGCGATTGCCGGCCTGGTGGGCGACACCGCTGATCGGTGCGGTCGGCGGCTGGCTGGCAAGCCTGGCCAACTGGCCGCTGCCGTGGATGATCGGCTCGCTGCTGGCGGTTATCGCCGTACGCTGCAGCGGCTGGCTGGTGAGCGAGGTGCCGCGCGGCCGCCAGGTCGGGCAATGGGTCGTCGCCAGTGCTATCGGCCTGCACTTCACCAGCGAGGTGATGCAGCAGGTG
This DNA window, taken from Pseudomonas sp. FeN3W, encodes the following:
- a CDS encoding tripartite tricarboxylate transporter TctB family protein, translating into MYVRVFAAAWLLICAGLALLAWGFEAPFAYDPVGPRAYPLLLLSLMACGVAWLLFKPHGEPTPAFDRPRAQRAVLCVLALLAYALLFEILGFVISTALAGFALGLLFNGRLWPSVISGALLGVLLYGLFDYLLDVPLPLGLLRLLES
- a CDS encoding tripartite tricarboxylate transporter permease, with the translated sequence METLNFLLQGFDVATRPTNLLVALFGAFVGTVVGLLPGLGPINGVALLLPLAFALGLPPETALILLAAVYLGCEYGGRISAILLNVPGDAAAVMTTLDGYPLARQGKAGIALSLSAVSSFIGSIIATCGVVLFAPLLAKWAVAFGPAEYFVLMIFAIACLGGMVGDKPVKTLMAALMGLALATVGVDSTTGVYRFTFGSVSLSDGIQFVIVVIGFFSVSEILLMLEKTHSGQKAVKASGRLLFNFKEFCLTFWTMVRSAVAGFVIGTLPGAGATIASAMTYMSEKRMAGDKGRFGDGDLRGLAAPEAANNASACGSLIPMLTLGVPGSGTTAVMIGALTLYNITPGPLLFEQQPDVVWGLIASLFIGNVILLVMNIPLVGLFSRMLAVPNWVLVPAITVISMVGVYSVHSTTFDLVLMVGLGVFGYLLRKLDFPLSALILGFVLGEMMEDNLRRALSISNGELGILWGSPITLVLWVLTVAMLGMPALRWYLKRRRGNVVEAQV